From the genome of Perca flavescens isolate YP-PL-M2 chromosome 12, PFLA_1.0, whole genome shotgun sequence, one region includes:
- the LOC114564744 gene encoding uncharacterized protein LOC114564744, protein MADLPPCRLRLLKPPFYSTGVDCFGPFQVKRGRGTDKRWGIVFKCMTTRCIHLDVLSNMDTDSFLMSLRRFVARRGTPFELLSDCGTNFRGGEHELKASFEAMCEELQTKMAKHQIRFQFNPPNAPHFGGAWEREVRSIKAALYVTLGAQTVTEEVLQTVLIEVEGILNSKPLGYVSTDVADVDPVTPNYLLMGRPDSSLPQVVYPESEILSRRRWRHSQVLADQFWTHFIRNYLPFLQSRQKWVKDTENLTVGTVVMVIDQRLPRALWPVGRVTKTIRSVDGKVRTAEVQVDERTYTRPVAKLIELPAIPEDASTTAPGDS, encoded by the coding sequence ATGGCAGATCTGCCCCCTTGTCGTCTCCGCCTCCTGAAGCCTCCATTTTATTCAACGGGAGTAGATTGCTTTGGCCCGTTCCAGGTCAAGAGAGGTCGGGGTACGGACAAGAGATGGGGAATAGTTTTCAAGTGTATGACCACCAGGTGCATCCACCTAGATGTGCTGTCTAACATGGATACCGACTCGTTCCTTATGTCACTCAGAAGGTTCGTGGCTAGACGGGGAACTCCCTTCGAGCTTCTCTCTGACTGTGGGACCAACTTCCGCGGAGGGGAGCATGAGCTCAAAGCGAGTTTTGAGGCCATGTGCGAAGAGCTGCAGACCAAGATGGCCAAGCACCAGATCCGTTTCCAGTTCAACCCACCAAATGCACCTCACTTTGGTGGAGCTTGGGAGCGGGAGGTAAGATCCATTAAGGCTGCACTCTACGTTACTCTGGGAGCACAGACAGTTACCGAAGAAGTCTTGCAGACAGTTCTGATTGAGGTAGAGGGAATCCTCAACTCCAAGCCACTGGGCTATGTGTCGACAGATGTAGCTGATGTGGATCCCGTAACTCCCAACTACCTCCTCATGGGGCGGCCAGACTCTTCGCTTCCTCAAGTGGTGTACCCTGAATCTGAGATTCTCAGTCGGAGAAGGTGGCGGCACAGTCAGGTGTTAGCTGACCAGTTTTGGACCCATTTCATACGGAACTACTTACCTTTCCTGCAGTCAAGACAGAAATGGGTGAAGGACACGGAGAACCTCACTGTTGGTACGGTGGTGATGGTAATCGACCAAAGGTTACCACGTGCACTGTGGCCCGTGGGACGAGTCACGAAGACCATTAGGAGTGTCGATGGGAAAGTGAGGACTGCTGAGGTGCAGGTGGACGAGAGGACCTACACCAGACCAGTAGCCAAGCTCATTGAGTTGCCTGCCATCCCAGAGGATGCCTCGACGACAGCTCCTGGGGATAGTTGA